The nucleotide sequence AAAACTGATAAAGTTTTTGGTGGTCGGATATTAATATCTTAAGTATTTTTTAGCTTAATGCAAAAATGATTAGGCTTGCACCCACACCGGAACCAACATAAGTTGTTTCCAGAAATACTAAGCAAAGAATCATAGCAAGTTTCATTTATACTCCAATCTTAATTTGCCTCACTTGGAATGATAAAAGAAAGTGCTCCTCTTTTAAGAGCAAATTGAATTATTTATTTGCGAGGGAATTATCAGGAAGTTTATGACACACTTTCAAAAATTTGCCCTCTTGCTGTCAGCTAATTAAAAAAATATTTTTAGATTGTCAAGTAGAAAATTGAATAAAATTAAAAAAAATCCTTCACCAGGACCACTTGCTCATTGACTATCCCAGATTTGTTTCCCAGTAAAACTTGTCGTCAAATTAGATAATTTTGCTTACAATTAGCTTAATGATTAATTTTGAATTGGTAAAAAAGTAGTTAAAATTTGAAGAATAACTGAATAAATATATCTTTAGTAATGGCATTTTAATTGTCATAAACACATTTTCTAAATAATCTCATAAAATATGGTGGTATAATGAAAAGCATATTTAATAATACAAATTGGACAGTGTTCATCATTCTTGTCCTGTTTTTTTCATCAATGTCTTTTGCCCAGTTTAATGATTACACAGCAAAAATCGGATTACAATTTAATGGGCTTCTTTCTGACACAGAATTTGACAAGGATCTTAAACCAGCCGACGCCGATTTCAAATTCTCATATCTTGCAAGAGCTTTTTGCAGATTTGAATTCTTTACACCTGTACTGGAAACTGAAATAGGTGCTGGATTTGGTCAATTGAGAGGAGTTGATTTTAATAATCAGGAATGGAATACAAATGTAATTCCAATAGATCTTAGATTTATTTTATCGCCATTTGATATGGATGTTTGGGATCCGTTTATTTATGGTGGTGCTGGTGGATTATATTTTGATAATGATAAAAAGCCTACTACTGTTGAACCAGAAAATATGCCAGAAAAAGAAAAAGCCTGGACAGCATTCTTCCCCGTTGGTGGTGGTTTTGATGTGGCTGTCTCGGATGCAGTTCTTCTGGATTTTTCTGCAGGCTACACTTTCACACGTAACGATGATATAAACGGCTACAACAATAAACAAAATAACAAAGAAGAAGCTTATGATGGTTACTACAATGCAGGTATCGGATTAATTTTTGTAAGTGGAAGCGGTTCATCCGATAAAGATGGTGATGGACTTACAAAAAGTGAGGAAAAAGAACTTGGAACAGATCCAAATAATCCGGATACAGACGGTGATGGTTTAAAAGATGGTGAAGAAGTTAGAACCTATATGACGAACCCGCTCAATACAGATACAGATGGTGATGGTTTACTTGATGGTGAAGAGGTTAGAACCTATTCGACGAGCCCTGTTAAAGCTGATACAGATGGTGATGGTTTGTCTGATAATTTAGAAATTAAAACATACAATACAGATCCTCTGAAAGCTGATACAGATGGTGATGGTTTATCAGATGGTGACGAAATTAGTAAATATAAAACTGACCCTCTGAAAGTTGATACTGATAATGATACTCTTTCTGATAGTGATGAAATTAATCTTTACAAGACCGATCCGTTAAATCCAGATACTGACTCTGACGGATTAAAAGATGGTGAAGAAGTTAATATGTACAGGACTGATCCTCTCAAAGCAGATACAGATGGCGGAACAATTGATGATTTCACTGAGGTTAACAGAGGTACTAATCCATTAAATCCTGATGATGATGTTGTGAAGATTAACGTACCAATTGTTCTTGAAGGAATTACCTTTGAAACAGGTAAAGCAGACATTACACCAGAATCGGAATCTGTTCTGCAAGGTGCACTGAAAACATTACAAACTTATCCTGATATTATAGTTGAAATAAGTGGTCATACAGATAATGTTGGAAGCAGTGCAAGCAATCAGACGTTATCACAGAGACGTGCTGATGCAGTGAGAGCATGGCTTATAATTAAAGGTATAAACCCTGACAGATTGATAGCAAAAGGATACGGTGAAGATAATCCTCGGGTACCAAATGACACTGCAGAAAATAGGAGACTGAACAGAAGGATCGAGTTCAAACGAATCAGATAAAAGAAGAAAATAACTAAGTAAAAACCCCTCAGTTGCGAGGGGTTTTTTATTTTAATAGTATTTTTAACTAAAATATTTTTGATTCACTGCTTGACTCTAATTATTTTTTTGTTATTTTATGTAATAAAATTTTCATTTCTAATAATAGATGTAATACTATTTTCAAATGAACACGGATTATCTCATAGATTTATTCATTCGCATCGCAAAAATTGATGCTCTTTCCGGAAATGAAAAACCCCTTGCTGAGTTCATAAAATCTTTTCTTTCTAAGTTTAATTACAACATATCTGAAGACGATTCAAAATTATTTTCAGGAAGCAATACCGGTAACCTGATTTGCAAAATTGGCGAAGGTGGCAGCTTTATTATGACTGCTCATCTGGATACTGCGCGACCAACTTTGAATATCAAACCAAAAATTCTGGAGGATAAAATTGTTTCTTCCGGAGATACAGTACTTGGAGTTGATAATAGAGCGGGTGTAACAGTGCTTTTATTTTTACTTGAAAAAATTGCAAAGGAAAAAATACCCGTCAAAGATTTTACAGTTGTTTTTACTACTTGTGAGGAGACTACACTATTTGGTTCAAAATATTTGGGGGTAAATGGAAATATTAAATACGGTTTTGTATTTGATTCAGGTTACAGACCCGGAAATTTCATTTATTCAGCTTGTGGTGCGATGGGATTTAAAATGAAAGTAATTGGCAAAGCTTCTCATTCCGGAATTTCACCTGAGAAAGGAATAAATTCATTATTAATTGCATCAAGAGCAATAAATAATCTTCCACTTGGTAGAATTGATGATGAATCAACAATGAATATAGGCATACTAAAGGGCGGAAGTGCTGTAAATGTAATTCCTGAAATCACTGAACTCAATGGTGAAATAAGATCTTTCGATTTGCAGAAAGTTGAACATTATTTAAACGTTACTATTGCCGCATTTAGAAAAGAAGCAGATATTCTTGGTGGAAAAATTGAAGTCGAATCGTTTTGGGATTTTAAACCATATACAATTCCAGAGAATTCATTTGTCTTCAAAGAGATTGTCAGAGTCATGAAGCAAGTTGGATTAAACCCAATTCCAAAAATTTCACTCGGCGGCAGTGATGCAAATTCATTAAATGAAAAAGGTATTCAATCTGTAAATCTTGGAATTGGCGCACAAAATCCACATTCAAATGATGAGTTTATTTTTATTGAAGACCTCGTTAAATCTGCTGAAATAGCTCTTGAATTGGTTAAAAAATAAGAGGATGCATGAAAAAAACTTTACTGTACACCTTCATTTTCATATCAATAATTAGTATAGTGGTTTGTTCACAGAACAAAGGTCACCTTGTAATAATTGGTGGCGGTGATAAACCATCCTATCTTATGCAAAAAATTGTTGATTTTGCTGGCGGAATAAATTCTAAAATTATTGTCATTCCTAATGCGAGTTCTGAACCTGAAGAATCAGCCAAATACAATGTAGAGGAATTTAAGAGTCTCGGTTGTTCAGATGTGCAGTACATCATGTTCAACAGGGAAGATGCAGATAATGATTCACTTGTTGATAAACTATCCGGAGCAACAGGAATATTTTTCTCCGGTGGTGATCAAAGTTTTTTAACGCGTGATATGCTTGGAACGAAGTTATTAGATAAAGTTTATGAGATCTACAACAATGGCGGTGTCATTAGCGGAACAAGCGCCGGTGCTGCTGTAATGAGTGAATTGATGATTACCGGTAATGAATTAATTAATAAAGATTCATCTGACATATTCATTTCAATTCAAAAAAATAATGTTGAAGTAAAAGAAGGATTTGGATTCATTAAGACTGCCTTTATCGATCAGCATTTTATAAAACGAAAAAGACTTAATCGTTCAATAAGTGTGGTACTTGAAAATCCGGATTTGCCAGGAATTTGCATTGATGAATCCACCTGCATCATTGTATATCCTGATGATACTTTTGAAGTTCTTGGTGAAAACCAGGTGATTGTTTTGGATGCAGCCGGATGTGAAAATATCAGAACTGACAAAAATGGAAATCTCGGAGCTGAGAATTTAAAGATGCATATACTTTTAAGCGGAGATAAATTCGATTTCAAAACGAAAGAAGTGATTGAATGAAATCCGCAGAAAAAAAATTCAGGCTGAAAGTCCCGAACACTTATTTGCTGATTTTTTCTCTGTTAGTTGTGATTGCTGCGATGACATGGATTATTCCTGGTGGTGAATATGAACGAACGATCGTAAACGGCAGGGAAGTAGTTGTTCAGAATTCATTCAAATATGTTGAGAACGAACCTCAGGGTTTATTTTCAATTTTTATCGCACCTTTAAAAGGATTTGTAGAAGCAGGAATGATTATTGGATTTATTCTTCTTGTAGGCGGTGCATTCAACGTACTTGCAAAAACAGATGCCATCAATTCCTTTATTAATAAGCTTGCAAAAGCGCACCGCAATTCGAATACACTCAGAAAACTTTTCGTACCGGTTTTAATTTTTATGTTCTCAATCGGAGGCGCAACATTTGGAATGAATGAGGAAATTATTCCGTTCGTTTTAATAATCGTTCCGATTTGTCTTGCACTTGGTTACGATTCGATTATCGGTGTGGCAATTCCTTTAGTTGGGGCTCATGTTGGTTTTGCAAGTGCTTTTCTCAATCCATTTAATGTTGGAATTGCACAGGGTATTGCTGATGTTCCAATCTTTTCAGGTATTGGTTATCGTGTTATTTGCTGGCTGATTTCAACTTTTGTCGCGATCTTATTTATACTTTATTATTTAAGGCGATTAGAGAAAAATCCAAAAGCAAGTCCGACTTATATTCAGGATGAAGAGCGAAGAAAGACAGAACACTTTGATCATATCTATAATAACACTTCTCATTTTTCTTTAAGACATAAAATAGTACTGCTGACATTTGTGTTATCTCTTATTATGCTCGTTGTTGGTGTTATTGAATTCAAATGGTTTATAGAAGAAATTTCTGCAATGTTTTTTATAATGGGAATTGCAGTCGGAATTATGGGCGGTTTGAAAAGCGATGATATCATTAAAGGTTTTCTTGATGGAGCAAAGGATTTAGTCGGAACTGCAATCATAGTTGCGCTAGCAAGAGCGACACTTGTAATTTCAAGAGATGGACAGATTATTGATACCATTTTGTACGGACTTTCGCCGTTTATAGAATCTTCATCTCCAATTTTTGCGTCACAAAAAATGTTTATAGTTCAGGCAATAATTAATTTCTTTGTACATTCAGGAAGCGGACAAGCTGCACTTACAATGCCCATTATGGCGCCGCTTGCTGATCTTGCAAATGTATCAAGACAAACAGCAATACTTGCTTTTCAATTCGGTGAATACACAAATATAATTATCCCTACTTCTGCTGTTACTATGGGTGCATTATCAATGGCTCGTGTTCCGTGGGAAAGATGGGCGAAGTGGGTTATACCTTTACAAATAATTTTAATGTTACTTGGACTTTTGCTTTTAATTCCGCCAAACTTAATGGGCTGGCAATGATCTTCTTAAATAATAAAATATTCAATCACAAATAAAAGAGGTGTGCTATGAAAAAAATGTTCCTAATCGGTGCATTGGTTTTATTAAGTCTAATTTGTTTTAATAAACCAACATACTCACAGGTTGATTTATATCTGGATGAGATAAATGTTTATGTTTCTACATACGGAAGGATTGCAGTGTATTCTTTACCAGATACAGTTCGTCAAATTTATCAGGCAACAATACTTGTTGGTACCGGTCCAACCACAGTTTTTGATTTGCAGAATGATGTTGAAGTCGAAGATCCTGTTCAATTATTATCAACTCCTTCATACGGAGATTATGAGATATATGGTAGTTTCAATAATGATTACTCTGCAAACCCTCCTAACGTACTGGAAAGGATAAATGTTTATTGCTGGCAGAATATGAATTCGTTTTTGATCAAATTTACAGTTATTAATCGGGAAGCAAACTCAATTGATGCGATTGTTGGTTACGAGTATGTTCCTGAAGTAGAAGGATCAAATGGCGGCGAAGATACGGTTACATTTTCTGTTCTCGATAATATTATACGAGTTAGGAAGCATGAATCAGTTGGTTTTCTACCTTTATCTGAAAATCTTAAATCGCTCGGTGCTTTTGTATGGTATGATGAATATTGGTTGGGGGACACAACGCTCTACAATTGGTTAAGCTATAGTTCTTTTGATTCATTATTTATTACCGATCCGAATGATCCTAACGTAGATAGTCCCACATTAATTCCTGCTTATAATTCCGTAAATATTG is from Ignavibacteriota bacterium and encodes:
- a CDS encoding OmpA family protein, with product MKSIFNNTNWTVFIILVLFFSSMSFAQFNDYTAKIGLQFNGLLSDTEFDKDLKPADADFKFSYLARAFCRFEFFTPVLETEIGAGFGQLRGVDFNNQEWNTNVIPIDLRFILSPFDMDVWDPFIYGGAGGLYFDNDKKPTTVEPENMPEKEKAWTAFFPVGGGFDVAVSDAVLLDFSAGYTFTRNDDINGYNNKQNNKEEAYDGYYNAGIGLIFVSGSGSSDKDGDGLTKSEEKELGTDPNNPDTDGDGLKDGEEVRTYMTNPLNTDTDGDGLLDGEEVRTYSTSPVKADTDGDGLSDNLEIKTYNTDPLKADTDGDGLSDGDEISKYKTDPLKVDTDNDTLSDSDEINLYKTDPLNPDTDSDGLKDGEEVNMYRTDPLKADTDGGTIDDFTEVNRGTNPLNPDDDVVKINVPIVLEGITFETGKADITPESESVLQGALKTLQTYPDIIVEISGHTDNVGSSASNQTLSQRRADAVRAWLIIKGINPDRLIAKGYGEDNPRVPNDTAENRRLNRRIEFKRIR
- a CDS encoding cyanophycinase; its protein translation is MKKTLLYTFIFISIISIVVCSQNKGHLVIIGGGDKPSYLMQKIVDFAGGINSKIIVIPNASSEPEESAKYNVEEFKSLGCSDVQYIMFNREDADNDSLVDKLSGATGIFFSGGDQSFLTRDMLGTKLLDKVYEIYNNGGVISGTSAGAAVMSELMITGNELINKDSSDIFISIQKNNVEVKEGFGFIKTAFIDQHFIKRKRLNRSISVVLENPDLPGICIDESTCIIVYPDDTFEVLGENQVIVLDAAGCENIRTDKNGNLGAENLKMHILLSGDKFDFKTKEVIE
- a CDS encoding M20/M25/M40 family metallo-hydrolase codes for the protein MNTDYLIDLFIRIAKIDALSGNEKPLAEFIKSFLSKFNYNISEDDSKLFSGSNTGNLICKIGEGGSFIMTAHLDTARPTLNIKPKILEDKIVSSGDTVLGVDNRAGVTVLLFLLEKIAKEKIPVKDFTVVFTTCEETTLFGSKYLGVNGNIKYGFVFDSGYRPGNFIYSACGAMGFKMKVIGKASHSGISPEKGINSLLIASRAINNLPLGRIDDESTMNIGILKGGSAVNVIPEITELNGEIRSFDLQKVEHYLNVTIAAFRKEADILGGKIEVESFWDFKPYTIPENSFVFKEIVRVMKQVGLNPIPKISLGGSDANSLNEKGIQSVNLGIGAQNPHSNDEFIFIEDLVKSAEIALELVKK
- the yfcC gene encoding putative basic amino acid antiporter YfcC encodes the protein MKSAEKKFRLKVPNTYLLIFSLLVVIAAMTWIIPGGEYERTIVNGREVVVQNSFKYVENEPQGLFSIFIAPLKGFVEAGMIIGFILLVGGAFNVLAKTDAINSFINKLAKAHRNSNTLRKLFVPVLIFMFSIGGATFGMNEEIIPFVLIIVPICLALGYDSIIGVAIPLVGAHVGFASAFLNPFNVGIAQGIADVPIFSGIGYRVICWLISTFVAILFILYYLRRLEKNPKASPTYIQDEERRKTEHFDHIYNNTSHFSLRHKIVLLTFVLSLIMLVVGVIEFKWFIEEISAMFFIMGIAVGIMGGLKSDDIIKGFLDGAKDLVGTAIIVALARATLVISRDGQIIDTILYGLSPFIESSSPIFASQKMFIVQAIINFFVHSGSGQAALTMPIMAPLADLANVSRQTAILAFQFGEYTNIIIPTSAVTMGALSMARVPWERWAKWVIPLQIILMLLGLLLLIPPNLMGWQ
- a CDS encoding T9SS type A sorting domain-containing protein; translation: MKKMFLIGALVLLSLICFNKPTYSQVDLYLDEINVYVSTYGRIAVYSLPDTVRQIYQATILVGTGPTTVFDLQNDVEVEDPVQLLSTPSYGDYEIYGSFNNDYSANPPNVLERINVYCWQNMNSFLIKFTVINREANSIDAIVGYEYVPEVEGSNGGEDTVTFSVLDNIIRVRKHESVGFLPLSENLKSLGAFVWYDEYWLGDTTLYNWLSYSSFDSLFITDPNDPNVDSPTLIPAYNSVNIAPGDSIVQYVAISYGVNETAMLASLQQAQQKYYELTSVEADYKTIPDGYVLEQNYPNPFNPSTKIKFGVPEASNVTLKIFNTLGEKVAELVNEYLDAGTYTYNFDASQLPSGIYVYTLQTGKQVISKKMTLIK